AGTCTAGTTTCTGGTAAAAATTTAACTAATTTATGTGATGTGAAGTATTTGGCTACTAGTTGTTCATTAAGAGAACTAAAGAAGACCAGTAGTCGGGAAAATTGGATGAACGAAAGTGTTGTGCCTACCAATGAATCGAAAGCACAATGGATTGAATGATGTCTTGCACTCAAGAATAGAGGGTGTCCGTGGCTCATGAGTCATGGCTTATTTCATTGCACCTTTCAGGTGTTCGGACCTTGGATACCGACTCCATTTGTACTTGTATTAGTGACCAAAGCGATTTATAATGAGTGGTGCATGTGTTTTCACGCCCCTTTAACGCAACAAACACTTGTAGATACGCAATCCCAGACATTTATACGGGTCACTTTTAGGATTCGCCAACAAGAAAACAGAAATGAAAATATGTCTGAGTATGAGACATAATATATGTTGCGTGTGGAAATGAGATGAGGAACTCATGAAATGTGTGTTTTCAAAGTCTTATGGTAGGTGATGAGTTtctttagttacttttataattttattattatgattatttgaTGTGAAATACTAAGGCGGAGTCCACTCACAAACACAAGCACATCGAAATATAAACTAATTTGTAAAGATTTTCTGGATTTTGTGACAAAACACATTCAAGCTGACAGTAAGAGCAAACATTATGGCAACAATCAAACACTAAAACTGGACTGAAAATAAATAAGGAtagataaaaatctaatatttgACTCGTAAAGAACTGAAAAACCAGAATCAAATACAAGAAACCCTCCAAAACCACCACTATAGTTGATAAAGGCTGAGCCAccacaaatacatataaaagtaataagaTTTTAAGATCTCACTACAATAATCTATAAAGATAAAGCCACCAAGATTACTGCTAAAGGGACCAtttcaaaccaccaagatcaaaaattcataaaggtaaagaagattttcaaatgaataGAATTCAGCTCTATCAAACTTTCATAAACACATTTTTACAATAGAAGGCAGCCTCTATCTATAGATAAAATACAATAGACAAGGAATATTCTACCCTAGACAACTAGTACAAGGTTgttataaatcaaccaatagGAATAAAGAACACAATTTGTAGCTGCATGGTAGTGTGGTTCTCTCTCTGGTCCCCACTAGTTTTCTTTTTCTCCCACGATCAGGTGTCaccaaaacaatacaaaaacataTAAGTGAATTCTTATCCTTATTTAGAATCATCTAGAACAGCCACACACACGTACGAATCACATGACTTGACCTCATTAAGTTCCAAGCTGACTCTGCCCAAGTTGACCCAGACTGGTCATCCCGAGCTGTCTCTTCTTCCAAGCTACCCCAGATTGGACAAACTTGCGAGTTGATCTTCAAACTTCCCCCACATTTCAGTCTTCCTACTTAAGTAAGGTGAATCCTATGGGGCAGATAGGATCACCAATCACCTTCCCAAAGTGTGCCATCGAGGGAAACATCATCATGCCCTGAGATGAGTCCAAGTTGACTCAGTCTGAGCAGTGGCAGTTTTGTATCATTTATGATtattgtgttattttttttattaatattatatttagtatAAAAGACATTacacctaaaaataaaaaaacaaactcttATCCatcaaaaaagaatgaaaaaaaaacacataaaaatattaaacacTTTTATAAATGAATAACCTTAAATTTTGTAATAATAAGATCACAAGTTTATCCGAATCAAGCTTAAAAAGTCTTAAATTGTCATTGCTAATCACTTTTGGTCCTGAATCTTTTAAGTTGTTTTCTTcaataaacttttattattatactttaaAAACCCGTATATAACCAGTATAAATCTAGTAAcaaatcaaaagaaaacatgtttaatgacaatcaataatatatataattcttttagAACAGCAAGGGTCGGACCATGGGTATACACACTGGTTACCGTGAACCTAAAACCCGTTTCTCTCCCCCTGCCCGCCCCACCCAGTAAATGCTCCACGAAGGCCCAGGAAACTTAAAGCCTGTAAATCTCACCTCCAAGAGTATCGAACTTGAGACCTCACGGACAAAAGTTCGAGTGTCCAACCACTGAGGAAATCAGTGAAGGAGGCAATATTGATTGATATAGAGCCAGTAATTTCATACACGGATCTTTTAACACAACACGACAAATTTTATATACGGATTTTTTAACACGACACGATATGATCTTAGAATGTTTCATGTCTTAACAGATGTCTTGTCGATACAATATGCAAGTTTAATTGAAAGACCATGTATCAAGAAAGAATGGCAAACGGTTTTAGGCCATTAACAAGTTGAACATCTCTAAGGTCTACcaatgaaaatattataaatatcaaTTAAATGTATTGATGTTTATGCATGGTCTAAGAAATCTTTACATCTTTTACATATAGTGTTTAATAATGAATATATTGATTCATATATCCTGTTACGATTTATTCATGATAATCCTTTAGAAAACAGAAAAGATCACacattacaaaattaaaaagacaagatagacacatatattattttaggAGAACTTGTAAaaggaaacatatatataaaaaaaattttatttttatattattatttgcaTTCACAAATAATTAATGGAGCATATACTCTTTGTACGTATATACCCTTGTCCAAGAAAGGACCAATATGTAACAAAAAGGCCTACTTAAAGgactaaaaatgtataaaacaaATCCAAAATTATAGTGGTTGGGGTTGGTAACATCGCCTTGCCTGCCTATACAAGCGCCCCTCTTTTcatcacttttttgttttttttttaggtgaagaagaagaagaaaaacagaCTGAACTCACTGCGTGTTTTTTCTcactctctctcacacacacaaaaataagcatttaataaaaattaaaatggaaTCAGATTATGGAGTTCCAAGAGAGCTATCTGATCTACAAAAAACTCGATCTCTTTATCAACCTGAACTTCCTCCTTGCCTTCAggttgtttaattatatatatatatatatctatacgtatatatttatgtatctatatatgcatTGTATTGAGATtctaatatgtttttttctGTATTGTTGAATCAGTGGATCGAATAATTGattcctgtatatatatatttgtatgaatatgaatattcATTGATTcgattgtgatatatatatatatatagatctgaTGTGTATAGAATTTTAGATCACGTGTAGTTGTGCTACTTTATATTTTGATTCCTTTTTGTTTATTCCTTAATGTCACCTTTTTGATTGCTTTGTGAGCTCATGATtcctttttgatatatatatatatatatatattgatatatatcatACGGTTTTATTGTATGTGGTTTTGGTGAATTAGTGTTATGGTATTGTGAAAAGTTTCGTATTATTTGTGATTAAAGAGTGATTTAATGTTACTGCTACTACTACACATAGTGAAGAAGCTACACTCAGTGATGGATGTTTGGCATTTTTACTGCGCGGATAACTTTTAATGTTTGGTAAAAggaataattttgattatgttttgcTAATGATTACTAGTCAAAGTATTTTGATTGGATAAAAGTCCAGAAAATTAGTAGTTGACTTGTTATCTTACATAATGAAGAAACTGAATTTAAGTGACACATGCTTGACTTTTCTTTATAGACACATCATCTTTAGCATCTTTGATTTCCATATGTATTTATGGGGTCTTTGGAAGtgacttcaaagttcaaacagaATTTCATATTATTAGTTTTGGATGTTTTTATGAAACCGAATATATTCatcattttttcattataaCTTAATTTTAAAACTTGAATTTAAATTGCTGCTTATTCGGAGACATGTAAATATATCTGCCTGACTTTCTTTTATCAACATATTGTTGTCTTGTTCTGACTAATTAAATGGCAATAGTTAGATTCAAAAGGCACAACCGAAAACCCCCTTAGTACATGCATATTTTGTCTGGATTTTGATGATATTCCGTGCTTATAAACTATGTGTTTATGGATTTGTGTTCAGGGAACTACTGTGCGAGTGGAGTTTGGTGATGCAACTGCTGCCGCAGACCCTTCTGGTGCTAATGTTATTGCTCGATCCTTTCCTCACACTTATGGTCAACCTTTGGCTCATTTTTTCAGAGAAAAATCTCAAACACCTAATGCTCAAACTATTAGTGAACATCCTGCAGTCAGGTATGGGTTAGCTTCAtttttatcttgtttttttgttatttgaattCACAATTAGTATCATCCAGAGTATGTGTGCTAGTATTCATATTTTGTTCAAATAATGACATTGGCTTAACTTTTAAGAAGTTAAAAATAGAGTGTCAAGGGtgtaaagaaattaaaagtaGAGTGTCATTATATGCTTGCCTTAGCTGAAGTCTTATTTTGCATTATGCTTTCAGGGTTGGACTTGTTTTCTGTGGTAGACAATCTCCTGGAGGACATAATGTTGTATGGGGTCTTCATGAAGCTCTCAAAATTCACAACCCTAAGAGTGTTTTGCTCGGATTTCTAGGTACAGTTTGTCACTTATTTATGCCTGTTTTCTATTTGTGGTTTTTATTTATAGAGAGGGAAGGGGTTATAACTTGGCATGCTTTGTGCTACATGTAACCAGGTGGTTCTGAAGGCTTATTTGCTCAAAAAACCCTGGAGATCACAGATGATATTCTTGCGACATACAAAAATCAAGGTACTTGTGGGGAATAGGCAACTGTTTCATCAtggtttattttttcttaaagtaATTTCATGTGGGACTATTTGAATCCGTAAAGGTGGTTATGATTTGTTGGGACGAACAAAGGATCAAATTAGAACTACAGAACAAGTAAATTCTGCTATGGCAGCATGCAAGGCTTTGAAGCTGGATGGTCTGGTGATTGTTGGAGGTACGTCTATAAACTATGATTTAAGATAGAAAATTAGACTTATATTGTATACTAACCCTTATTTATTCAAAGGGGTTACATCTAACACCGATGCTGCTCAGCTTGCCGAGACATTTGCAGAAGCAAAATGCTCTACAAAGGTAGCTATAGGACCATGGGTGCTACTATATAGATATTCATGCACCAAGATGTCTTCTTTTTTGTATGTACAATATTGTTCAGACTGATTTCTTATTTCTCAGGTGGTTGGAGTACCTGTTACCTTGAATGGAGATCTTAAGAACCAGTTTGTTGAAGCAAATGTTGGTTTTGATACTATATGCAAGGTACATCTCCTATGACTTTAACCTCATATAATTACAACTATGCATATATTTTTTAGCTACTGATTCTTTTTCCCTCTAGGTTAACTCTCAACTTATCAGTAATGTCTGCACAGATGCTCTTTCAGCCGAAAAGGTAGATCCATTCTTTTCATATAAACCATGTACTCTTGGATTTACGGATGTTGTATTTAGTATCATTGGCAGAAGTTATCCCGTCCGTTTCCTTTAATAAAGtcaattgttttttttctttccagtACTACTATTTTATCCGGCTCATGGGTAGGAAAGCATCTCATGTTGCTGTCGAGTGCACTCTGCAGTCACATCCTAACATGGTGGGTTTACACGTACATATATTGTGTGCTTTACTGTATATATCTCTTTCTTTCCTGATTAAATCTTTTTTGTAGGTTATTCTTGCTGAAGAAGTTGCTGCTTCAAAGCTTACTCTCTTTGACATAACAAAGCAGATTTGTGATGCAGTTCAAGCCAGGGCAGAGCAAGGTGTGTGTTGGTTTTTAAATCACTTAGAGGTAGCAGTATCGACCTACTTACCTGTGAATAGTTCAGTTTGGGTAGTTCTAGGTGCGAATGGGTCAAAAAGTTAGTTTAAAGGTGAACTGGTCAAATGCATTGGGTAGTTCTAGTTGTGTCTTGATTCAACCTCTAAGATGGATTTATTTTAAGATTCTGAAATCATTTGGTGCTGCTACCTATTGCAGCCCTCTTATGTTTCTTATCTTCTCTAGCAGATTGCTGTTAAGGCTGTGTTGATTATGTATGGTACCATTTCTTCTAACACTTGTTTATTGTGCAGACAAGAATCATGGTGTCATTTTACTTCCAGAAGGGCTTATAGAAAGCATCCCTGAAGTTTTTGCACTATTGCAGGTAACTACCTTGTGAAGACTAatcattcttttttctttgtgCAACTGATAGAGAGTGCCAATATTCTCGTATTGGAAATATAAGTCcttatttgtttttttccccCTTCCATTAAACATTCAAGCAAATCTCATGACCCTTGAATCTCACGAGTCAGattataaatcatataaaattcTTTTTCTGTTACCTTTTTCTTAAAGATCTATATGCTACTACAGATGTTTGATTTACTGAGTTGAAACAAAATTCCAATCTGTATTGTCTTATAATAAAAGTTCATgtttgtttttgcattttttataTAGACgataattataatttagttaCAACGCTATAAATTCATATATTGTTGCTAAAAAGGTCAATAAATAACATTCAGCTCAATTTCTCAAATAGATTAAACAATTCAGTATTATTGACGTATAGGTATTTCTGCATGAGGAAAATTTATCTTGGTCTTCAAATGTCGCTTTTGATATTAACACTATTTCCTTTCAGGAAATT
The Erigeron canadensis isolate Cc75 chromosome 2, C_canadensis_v1, whole genome shotgun sequence DNA segment above includes these coding regions:
- the LOC122589885 gene encoding pyrophosphate--fructose 6-phosphate 1-phosphotransferase subunit alpha, whose protein sequence is MESDYGVPRELSDLQKTRSLYQPELPPCLQGTTVRVEFGDATAAADPSGANVIARSFPHTYGQPLAHFFREKSQTPNAQTISEHPAVRVGLVFCGRQSPGGHNVVWGLHEALKIHNPKSVLLGFLGGSEGLFAQKTLEITDDILATYKNQGGYDLLGRTKDQIRTTEQVNSAMAACKALKLDGLVIVGGVTSNTDAAQLAETFAEAKCSTKVVGVPVTLNGDLKNQFVEANVGFDTICKVNSQLISNVCTDALSAEKYYYFIRLMGRKASHVAVECTLQSHPNMVILAEEVAASKLTLFDITKQICDAVQARAEQDKNHGVILLPEGLIESIPEVFALLQEIHSLLRQGVSSDSISTKLSPWASALFEFMPPFIRKQLLLHPESDDSAQLSQIETEKLLAELVEAEINKRLKEGTYKGKKFNAICHFFGYQARGSLPSKFDCDYAYVLGHCCYHILAAGLNGYMATITNLKSPSIKWRCGAAPITAMMTVKHYGRGSGSGATTLGKPVVHPATVDLRGKVYELLRQNATRFLMEDIYRNPGPLQFEGPGADSKAVSLCVEDLDYMGRIKELNDYLEKVRTIVKPGCSQDVLKAALSAMSSVTDILSVMTSQRSE